ATCAGAGGACGGGACTGGGCGGGCTCGAACCGCCGACCTAGCGCTTCAGATTTGTGTGAGTTTCCCCACTCTCTGGACTATATCTTCACCATAGGCTTGAAGCCGTTAGGTGGTGGCCGTTTAGTCTCTCGACCTTCCTGACTCGAACTTTATAATTTAAATCAAGTTTCGAGTCAAGCTTGGTTCGGTATTCCCTTGGATTCTCAGCAACAATATTGATACTATCGTTACTTTTTTGTATCAACCATCACCTAATTGGTAGAGGGTGGTTGTCCGAGTCTTTAGGGTTCACCGAGTTTGACCACATTCACTCATAAAGTTTCCTTTATGGTGCCCGATATTTCAGGAGGCGCTCGCTCTATCCATCTGAGCTACAACCCCAATTCATAATCGATCATAACAGTTGATCGATGCTTGTTACTCATTCTGGTTGACTGAGTGCCAAGTTTCTTCCCAAGGCCCGCCCCCTGTTTCTAATCCACAGAGAAAACTATGTGCTTTCAGGATAAGTTGCGATTTTCCCTGGGTTAATTCTCGCAGTTCTAGGTTAAGCTGACCGCGCATCGTGTCCCGACAGCAGAAAATTAACCCGTTTTCTGTAGGCGCACGTAAGGGAGTGCCTGGTTGGTCGGTTGTACCTGTAAGTTCAATCTCAAACTGTGAATTTTTAGCTTGCATCTGCCATCTACCCCAAGGCTGAATATGCCATTGAACTTGTGAATTCCAGGGCACGAATTCATAGAATTTACCGCGATAGTGCAGCCCGATCATGGCAACAGATTCCATCCACCACAGCACGCCGCGCCTACCGCCACCTGCGGTTAAGGCGATGTCGGGTTCGCCTTCAAACAAATTGCAGTTAAGCCAGAACCATTTTTGGGGGAAGGAACCGCCCCAGTTTTTTTCACCGTAAGCAGGGGCGTTGGTGAATTCATAGCGTTTGCCATTCCACTCAATCCAGCCCGTAGCCAGACCGTGCGCCATCAAAATCTGCCATCCAGGTTCAAATATTTGCAAAGAAGATAGCCAGCCTGCGGTAGATTGCTGTGGGGCGTCCTGGTTGCCCCAGCCGTAGACTGGTTTAATTTCATAATGCCAGCGACAATAGCGATCGCTCCCCGGATCGCGCAGAACCCCCTGATTTAATGTGGCTGTAGCCTGATACCCCTCTTGGACATAGCGATCGAACTCAGCCGGGATGAGGTATATCGGTTCAGCGGGTAGCTCTGTTTTGCCCCAATGACCGAACCCCAAGACATCCCGCGACGCCCAGAAACCCTTGACATTCGGGAAAGTGCGCCACAGATATTCATCATCGGGGCCGAGAATTTGTGCCGCGCCGCCGCTGTGTGGTTTCTGGCCAATGGGGTCTTCGATTGAGTACATGAAGGCGAATGTTTGCCCGCAATCGGGCAAAGTAACGCGGTAATACCACCCTTCAAAGAAGCGGCGGCTACTACCATCCCAGTGATAGCCGCTGTGGGGAGTTTGTAGAGAATTTACCATTTTAGATTTTAGGTTTTGGATTGAAAAACTTTGACAAACAAGTAGTTTCAAAAATTTATTTGTTTGCCAGCATTAGGCTAAATGCTATCAACCAAGTGACTTTTTACCCAGTATGAGCGATGGATCGCCCTAGCGCTAGCGCCTGCATTGCAGTTGAGGCGATCTCTATAGCTATCCGGCTGTGGCATTTGGGCGACGAAGAGAGGAAAAAGGCGATCGCGTTCTCAACTGTTCAATTTTGGGAATACTAACCATAGCGTCGATCGGCTGAGTTGTTCCCCCTATGAGCTACTGCCTCAATCCTTATTGCCATAAGCCCGCCAGCAACGCGACGGGCACAAAATTTTGCCAAAATTGCGGTTCAAAGTTGCTGCTTAAAGACCGTTACCGCGCTATCAAACACATTGGACACGGTAGAACCTTCTTAGCAGTCGATGAAGAGGCGCCATCGAAGTCCTCGTGCGTCATCAAGCAATTTCTGCTAATAGAGAAGCGATTTATCATATCGTCTGGAGACAATAACAAGGCCGATATAGCACTAGAGAGGCTGGAAGCCTTAAGCAAACACCCCCAGATTCCTCAACTGCTGGCGCATTTTGAGCAGGATAATTTGCAATATTTGGTACTAGAGTTTATTGAGGGAAAAGATTTAGCCCAACTATTGCAAGCAGAAGGCGCGTTTAGTGAAACGCAAATTCGACACTTGCTTAACAGTTTACTTCCCGTGCTTGATTTCATCCACGAGCGCAACGTTATTCACGGGGATATCAAGCCGGAAAACATCATTTGTCGCCCTGACGGGGAGTTGATTTTAGTTGATTTTGCAGCGGCTAAATTTGCGACAAGAATTCTACTTGAAAAAACAAGAGCCTCCGTTGGCAACCACGAATATATCGCTCCCGAACAGGGGAAAGGTAAAGTTTTTTTTGCCAGCGATTTGTACAGTTTGGGGGTGATATGCATCCATTTGTTGACATTGGTTTCTCCCTTTGAACTATTTGATGTAGGCGAGGATGCCTGGGTGTGGCGGGATTATTTAATCAATAATCAGGTGAGTGACGAACTGGGGGATATCATGGATAAGCT
The genomic region above belongs to Microcoleus sp. FACHB-831 and contains:
- a CDS encoding tocopherol cyclase family protein; its protein translation is MVNSLQTPHSGYHWDGSSRRFFEGWYYRVTLPDCGQTFAFMYSIEDPIGQKPHSGGAAQILGPDDEYLWRTFPNVKGFWASRDVLGFGHWGKTELPAEPIYLIPAEFDRYVQEGYQATATLNQGVLRDPGSDRYCRWHYEIKPVYGWGNQDAPQQSTAGWLSSLQIFEPGWQILMAHGLATGWIEWNGKRYEFTNAPAYGEKNWGGSFPQKWFWLNCNLFEGEPDIALTAGGGRRGVLWWMESVAMIGLHYRGKFYEFVPWNSQVQWHIQPWGRWQMQAKNSQFEIELTGTTDQPGTPLRAPTENGLIFCCRDTMRGQLNLELRELTQGKSQLILKAHSFLCGLETGGGPWEETWHSVNQNE